A single genomic interval of Arachis duranensis cultivar V14167 chromosome 7, aradu.V14167.gnm2.J7QH, whole genome shotgun sequence harbors:
- the LOC107458917 gene encoding beta-glucosidase 12-like isoform X1, with protein sequence MWFKGVLVVFIVSVALFKCVASLNSSSFPADFLFGTASAAHQIEGAAYEGGKSQSNWDNFTHKYPGKIFDHSTADIATDSYHRYKEDVGLMKDIGFQAYRFSVSWSRILPSGHLKDGVNQEGITYYNNLINELLSNGLQPFITLFHWELPQALEDEYGAFLSPKIVEDFADFVEVCFREFGDRVKHWITLNEPLPVSLQGYAHGMFPPARCSKWIRPDCEAGDSSTEPYIVSHYQLLAHAAAVNVYRDKFQSSQKGEIGIALSVPWIMPLSPSKADVDAVSRVFAFFDEWYMGPLYNGEYPAVMVEKLGDRLPKFSSRESAMIKGSFDFLGLNYYTATYVGDIPCQRENLTFLADFCALFSATRDGIPIGPQTATDWLYSYPQGILDLLEYTQEKYGDPIIYITENGINEPNDGTKALDDYFRIDFIVQHLSYIEKAIRNGIKVKGYFVWSLLDNFEWSYGYTVRWGIIHVDFKNDLKRYYKESALWLKGFFINEYL encoded by the exons atgtGGTTTAAGGGTGTTCTTGTTGTGTTTATTGTTTCTGTGGCCTTGTTTAAATGTGTAGCTTCTCTTAATTCTAGTAGCTTCCCTGCCGATTTTCTGTTTGGTACAGCATCTGCAGCTCATCAG ATTGAAGGTGCAGCGTATGAAGGTGGCAAGAGCCAAAGCAATTGGGACAATTTCACACATAAATACCCTG GTAAAATTTTCGACCACAGTACTGCAGATATTGCAACTGACTCATACCATCGCTACAAG gaaGATGTTGGTTTGATGAAGGATATTGGATTTCAAGCCTACAGATTTTCAGTTTCCTGGTCAAGAATTTTGCCAA GTGGACACTTAAAGGATGGAGTTAACCAAGAAGGCATCACATATTACAACAATCTCATAAATGAACTTCTATCAAATG GCCTACAACCTTTTATAACATTATTCCACTGGGAACTTCCTCAAGCTCTTGAAGATGAATATGGTGCTTTTCTGAGCCCAAAAATTGT cGAAGATTTTGCAGATTTTGTAGAAGTATGCTTTAGAGAATTTGGTGACAGAGTTAAACATTGGATTACTTTGAATGAACCACTACCCGTTAGCCTCCAAGGTTATGCGCATGGTATGTTCCCACCTGCAAGATGTTCAAAGTGGATCCGGCCAGATTGTGAAGCAGGTGATTCAAGTACGGAGCCCTATATAGTTTCACACTACCAACTGCTTGCTCATGCCGCCGCTGTGAATGTTTATAGGGACAAATTCCAG AGTTCTCAAAAGGGTGAAATTGGGATAGCCTTAAGTGTTCCTTGGATTATGCCACTCTCACCATCAAAAGCTGATGTAGACGCAGTATCTCGTGTCTTTGCTTTCTTCGATGAGTG gtaCATGGGTCCATTGTACAATGGTGAATATCCAGCTGTAATGGTTGAGAAACTTGGAGATCGTTTGCCAAAGTTTTCTAGTAGGGAATCCGCCATGATCAAAGGGTCCTTCGATTTCTTAGGATTAAACTATTACACTGCAACCTACGTGGGCGATATTCCTTGCCAGCGTGAAAATCTAACTTTTTTGGCAGACTTTTGCGCATTGTTCAGTG CTACGCGAGATGGAATTCCCATTGGTCCCCAG ACTGCCACAGATTGGTTGTACTCCTATCCTCAAGGAATACTAGACCTATTAGAATACACACAGGAGAAGTATGGTGATCCAATCATTTACATAACAGAAAATG gaattaatgaGCCGAATGATGGTACAAAGGCTCTAGATGACTACTTTAGGATTGACTTTATTGTTCAGCACCTTTCATATATTGAAAAGGCCATAAG GAATGGTATCAAGGTGAAAGGATACTTTGTATGGTCATTACTGGATAATTTCGAATGGTCTTATGGTTACACTGTTCGGTGGGGAATTATTCATGTAGATTTTAAGAATGATTTAAAAAGGTATTATAAAGAATCAGCTTTGTGGTTAAAAGGTTTCTTCATCAATGAATATTTGTAA
- the LOC107458916 gene encoding uncharacterized protein LOC107458916, with product MKYVLVTGGVVSGLGKGVTASSIGVLLKACGLRVTSIKIDPYLNTDAGTMSPFEHGEVFVLDDGGEVDLDLGNYERFLDIKLTRDNNITTGKIYQSVIEKERKGDYLGKTVQVVPHITDAIQEWIECVAKIPVDGKEEPADVCVIELGGTIGDIESMPFIEALGQFSYRVGPGNFCLIHVSLVPVLNVVGEQKTKPTQHSVRQLRGLGLTPNLLACRSTKILDDNVKAKLAQFCHVPMSNIVNLHDVPNIWHIPLLLKDQKAHEAILKALNLLGVAKEPNLKEWTTRTKAYDKCHETVRIAMVGKYTGLSDAYLSVLKALLHAAVARNRKLLVDWVPAGDLEDVTSKEDPEAYKAAWTLLKGAHGVLVPGGFGDRGVQGKILAAKYARENNVPYLGICLGMQIAVIEYARSVLGLHDATSTEFDPEAKNPAVIFMPEGSKTHMGGTMRLGSRRTFFEVADCKSAKLYGHVKYIDERHRHRYEVNPDMISQLENAGLSFVGKDESGKRMEIVELPSHPYFIGVQFHPEFKSRPGKPSPVFSGLIAAACEQKKAILLPSNGHAKLTSGIYSGVNGHSPILKPHQNSNSFIASNGTLNLYAKGNGVCVDGSC from the exons ATCCCTATCTCAATACTGATGCAGGGACTATGTCTCCTTTTGAACATGGAGAGGTGTTTGTCTTAGATGATGGCGGCGAG GTTGACCTTGACCTTGGTAACTATGAACGTTTCTTGGACATCAAACTAACCCGTGACAATAACATAACTACTGGAAAAATATATCAG TCTGTTATCGAGAAGGAGAGAAAAGGAGATTATCTTGGAAAGACTGTCCAG GTGGTTCCGCACATAACAGACGCCATCCAAGAGTGGATAGAGTGTGTTGCGAAGATACCGGTTGATGGAAAAGAAGAGCCAGCAGATGTTTGTGTGATTGAATTGGGTGGAACAATAG GGGATATTGAATCTATGCCTTTTATTGAAGCACTTGGCCAATTCTCATACCGTGTAG gccCTGGCAACTTCTGTCTCATTCATGTCAGCTTGGTTCCTGTTCTCAATGTTGTTGGCGAACAG AAAACAAAGCCAACTCAGCACAGTGTTCGTCAACTTAGAGGATTAGGTTTGACTCCTAATCTTCTTGCTTGTCGAAGTACAAAG ATTCTTGATGACAATGTTAAGGCAAAGCTTGCTCAATTTTGTCATGTGCCG ATGTCAAACATTGTTAATCTCCATGATGTTCCGAATATTTGGCACATACCCTTGCTATTGAAA GATCAGAAGGCGCATGAGGCGATCCTGAAAGCATTAAACTTGCTAGG TGTTGCTAAAGAGCCTAATTTGAAGGAATGGACTACGAGGACAAAAGCTTATGACAAATGTCATGAAACT GTTAGAATTGCGATGGTGGGAAAATACACAGGCCTTTCAGATGCATATCTTTCTGTTCTGAAG GCTCTTTTACATGCTGCTGTTGCTCGCAATCGGAAACTTCTTGTTGACTGGGTTCCTGCTGGTGATCTTGAAGATGTTACTTCTAAAGAG GATCCTGAGGCATACAAAGCTGCTTGGACGCTTCTGAAG GGTGCTCATGGGGTTCTAGTTCCAGGAGGTTTTGGGGATAGAGGAGTGCAAGGGAAAATTCTTGCTGCTAAATATGCTCGAGAAAATAATGTTCCGTATTTGGGCATTTGCTTGGGTATGCAAATTGCTGTGATAGAGTATGCACGATCCGTTCTGGGTCTGCATGATGCTACCAGCACAGAATTTGATCCTGAGGCCAAGAACCCTGCCGTCATATTCATGCCTGAA GGTTCAAAGACTCACATGGGAGGAACCATGCGTCTTGGTTCAAGGAGGACCTTCTTTGAAGTTGCTGATTGCAAATCTGCAAAGTT GTATGGTCATGTAAAGTACATCGATGAGCGACATCGCCATAGATACGAG GTTAATCCTGACATGATATCACAGCTGGAGAATGCTGGTCTATCTTTTGTAGGCAAAGATGAAAGTGGGAAGCGCATGGAG ATAGTAGAACTGCCTAGCCATCCGTATTTCATTGGCGTACAGTTTCACCCCGAATTCAAATCCAGACCAGGGAAACCTTCTCCTGTCTTCTCAG GATTAATAGCAGCAGCTTGTGAACAAAAGAAGGCAATACTGCTACCAAGCAATGGCCATGCCAAGTTAACTAGTGGAATATATAGCGGAGTGAACGGACACTCGCCGATACTGAAACCTCACCAAAATAGTAACAGCTTTATTGCATCCAATGGCACCTTAAACCTATATGCCAAGGGCAACGGTGTATGTGTCGACGGTAGTTGTTAG
- the LOC107458917 gene encoding beta-glucosidase 13-like isoform X2 has translation MSFVITTYSIILTHEIYIQSGHLKDGVNQEGITYYNNLINELLSNGLQPFITLFHWELPQALEDEYGAFLSPKIVEDFADFVEVCFREFGDRVKHWITLNEPLPVSLQGYAHGMFPPARCSKWIRPDCEAGDSSTEPYIVSHYQLLAHAAAVNVYRDKFQSSQKGEIGIALSVPWIMPLSPSKADVDAVSRVFAFFDEWYMGPLYNGEYPAVMVEKLGDRLPKFSSRESAMIKGSFDFLGLNYYTATYVGDIPCQRENLTFLADFCALFSATRDGIPIGPQTATDWLYSYPQGILDLLEYTQEKYGDPIIYITENGINEPNDGTKALDDYFRIDFIVQHLSYIEKAIRNGIKVKGYFVWSLLDNFEWSYGYTVRWGIIHVDFKNDLKRYYKESALWLKGFFINEYL, from the exons ATGAGTTTTGTCATTACTACATACAGTATCATCTTGACGCATGAAATATATATCCAAA GTGGACACTTAAAGGATGGAGTTAACCAAGAAGGCATCACATATTACAACAATCTCATAAATGAACTTCTATCAAATG GCCTACAACCTTTTATAACATTATTCCACTGGGAACTTCCTCAAGCTCTTGAAGATGAATATGGTGCTTTTCTGAGCCCAAAAATTGT cGAAGATTTTGCAGATTTTGTAGAAGTATGCTTTAGAGAATTTGGTGACAGAGTTAAACATTGGATTACTTTGAATGAACCACTACCCGTTAGCCTCCAAGGTTATGCGCATGGTATGTTCCCACCTGCAAGATGTTCAAAGTGGATCCGGCCAGATTGTGAAGCAGGTGATTCAAGTACGGAGCCCTATATAGTTTCACACTACCAACTGCTTGCTCATGCCGCCGCTGTGAATGTTTATAGGGACAAATTCCAG AGTTCTCAAAAGGGTGAAATTGGGATAGCCTTAAGTGTTCCTTGGATTATGCCACTCTCACCATCAAAAGCTGATGTAGACGCAGTATCTCGTGTCTTTGCTTTCTTCGATGAGTG gtaCATGGGTCCATTGTACAATGGTGAATATCCAGCTGTAATGGTTGAGAAACTTGGAGATCGTTTGCCAAAGTTTTCTAGTAGGGAATCCGCCATGATCAAAGGGTCCTTCGATTTCTTAGGATTAAACTATTACACTGCAACCTACGTGGGCGATATTCCTTGCCAGCGTGAAAATCTAACTTTTTTGGCAGACTTTTGCGCATTGTTCAGTG CTACGCGAGATGGAATTCCCATTGGTCCCCAG ACTGCCACAGATTGGTTGTACTCCTATCCTCAAGGAATACTAGACCTATTAGAATACACACAGGAGAAGTATGGTGATCCAATCATTTACATAACAGAAAATG gaattaatgaGCCGAATGATGGTACAAAGGCTCTAGATGACTACTTTAGGATTGACTTTATTGTTCAGCACCTTTCATATATTGAAAAGGCCATAAG GAATGGTATCAAGGTGAAAGGATACTTTGTATGGTCATTACTGGATAATTTCGAATGGTCTTATGGTTACACTGTTCGGTGGGGAATTATTCATGTAGATTTTAAGAATGATTTAAAAAGGTATTATAAAGAATCAGCTTTGTGGTTAAAAGGTTTCTTCATCAATGAATATTTGTAA